In the Plasmodium yoelii strain 17X genome assembly, chromosome: 3 genome, one interval contains:
- a CDS encoding PIR protein, whose amino-acid sequence MDDETACDLFYEADKLLNGSTDIHKEINSFPEYLRYCPNNRPCSNRVEGIGALSGYLFTALNNDDKVYSEYFMMWLAHNLFKIAQKIKNSNANEITLSSAYEQYLKNNMGNFENLNILNNLMTLQNVNLRHMSELYTLLNHICNTIAYYKKNNEKHKNLSRNSIKCLNQYRALYNVFSGNDTYLSQLQKLKKIYDDFRASAIEKDADKKYNIEKRLLELTKMNARNNEQNINLQNTANKTSTQRKEPKNSRRFQGKPIKITKESLSPKSKDQGLPAELPKALPQIQHPPQPQALSQDQIKRKQQSEQEKLEEKRLEEEKLKQEKLKQEKLAQEKLAQERLAQEKLAQEKLKQEQLEREKLAQEKLKQEKLKQEQLAQEKLKQEKLKQEKLKQEQLERERLAQEKLKQEQLEQERLAQEKLKQEQLERERLAQEKLKQEQLEQERLAQEKLKQERLAQEKLEREKLEREKLEREKIEREKIEREKIEREKIEREQLEKKKLEEKRLEEKRLEEKRLEEKRLEEKRIEEEKRIKEEQRIKEEQRIEEEKRIKEEKRIKEEQRIEEEKRIKEEKRIKEEKRIKEEKRIKEEKRIEEEKKLEKEKKPELENKERGTIHQVLSKIKEKLQPESGKVVEGEKKVEAGKVVDAGKVVDAGKVVEAGKVVDAGKVVDAGKVVEAGKVVEAGKVVEAGKVVEGEKKVEEGKKVEPEKKENETLDKALSKTQQQQLEGEQKVEGEQKVGEQNVGEQKVGEQKVGEQNVGEQKVGEQKVGEQNVGEQKVGEQKVGEQKLEGKQQVEGEQKVEGKQKVEGEQKVEGKQKVEPQNKENGALQQVLYKIKQKLQLEPEKNPKPEKKAESQNNENEILKQPAQAARGQQPAPGQQQYQQYNQQHDQQHNQQQPVPGQQQPAPGQQQPVPGQQQPPPGQQQPPPGQQQPPPGQQQPPPGQQQPPPGQQQPPPGQQQPPPGQQQPPPGQQQPPPGQQQPPPGQQQPPPGQQQPPPGQQQPPPGQQQPPPGQQQPPPGQQQPPPGQQQPPPGQQQPPPGQQQPPPGQQQPPPGQQGQQQLLQLLLQQYQQHNQQHDQQHNQQQQQQQGQQQQQQQQQQGQQQQQQQQQQQQEVQQIQQQQQQQQQEVQQIQQQQQQQQQEVQQIQQQQQQQQQQQLQQQQQLQQQQQQQQQQQQQQLQQQQQQQQQEVQQIQQQQQQQQQEVQQIQQQQQQQQQQQQQQQQQQQQQQQQQQQQQQQQQEVQQIQQQQQQQQQEVQQIQQQQQQQQQQQQQQQQQQQQQEVQQIQQQQQQQQQEVQQIQQQQQQQQQQQQQQQQQQQQQQQQQQQQQQQQQQQQQQQQQQQQQQQQQQQQQQQQQQQQQQQQQQQQQQQQQQEVQQIQQQQQEVQQQQQQQQEVPGQPIPAQHQLLQLLLQQYQQHNQQHDQQQAQQGQGQQQGHGQQQAHGQQQAHGQQQAHGQQQAHGQQQAHGQQQAHGQQQAHGQQQAHGQQQAHGQQQAHGQQQAHGQQQQQQQQQQQQQQQGHGQQQGHGQQQGHGQQQGQGQQQGQQQGQGQGQQGQGQGQQGQGQGQQEAHRQHQQGHGQQQGQGQQGQGQGQGQQQGQGQQQGQQQGQQQGQQQGQGQGQQQGQGQGQQQGQGQGQQGQGQGQQGQGQGQQGQGQGQQGAHVQHQQEAHRQHQQGHGQQQGQGQQQGQGQQQGQGQGQQGQGQQQGHGQQQGHGQQQGHGQHQQEAHRQHQQGHGQQQGQGQQGQGQGQQGAHVQHQQGAHVQQAEALQQAAELPQAEALQQAAELLQQAELPQQAAELPQQAEALQHQPLEQPLAQPLVQPLVQEQGQGLGQEQGQGLGQGQGLGQGQGLGQGQGLGQGQGLGQEQGQGQGQQQPLAQQILQGQERVQERVQERVQEQVQEQVQEQVQEQVQEQVQEQVQEQVQEQVQEQVQEQVQEQIQEQVQEQIQEQIQEDLQIIIHRVVQKPLQPQLLAQHLRLPQEDIQIHQVVQNPLQPQVQQQQLRQTQPKATMKNKSDPYCVLKNKEYKSNGLKCELKYEKESENPKENDTQEEQKDHIINEKNNEQNIKLKNIADKTSKQREEPPASKDASKISGNELENNGKSKGKSIEPTKENLSLISKDQILLKELPQALPQKHLPQHQALKKQQPEHEKNPQPKKEPELQNIENDTRPKPHDKDNDTQPKSQDKENGTHSKSDDKEHEKQQKSPEDVKQPASTHEKSLTKREAIKTNAETRPLYDSYKQYFSSAYKNFTDYGNRLYESASTSLTKGYSRINNFFSDVLTQSNNEIYIPQSNGIDTPQSNGIDTLQSNEIDTTQSIDNNIQSNDLGSDSSSSDDKSKMPSPSSTESSDKQTEDKSQETNSEDGNHENKHEDGSQEKGPDGGSQKKGPDGGIQEKEPEGGSQGKEPEDNVQISEIENKVQTIETKQSISIPTPKESSDDSTSIILDQGTEHLSSEMTVQKGTFEIGLPRNIFKENKLIVYSFIVIVILVILAIMYKWLGFGRRKKEKKKKNMKKIRKLCDENNTEMLQYIH is encoded by the exons ATGGATGACGAAACAGcg tgcgatttattttatgaagcTGATAAGCTTTTGAATGGTAGTACTGACATACATAAGGAAATCAATAGTTTCCCAGAATACCTTCGATATTGCCCCAATAATAGACCATGTTCAAATAGGGTTGAAGGTATTGGTGCTTTGAGCGGGTATTTATTTACGGCGTTAAACAATGATGACAAAGTGTATTCTGAATATTTTATGATGTGGTTAgctcataatttatttaagatagcccaaaaaataaaaaatagtaacGCCAATGAAATTACTTTAAGTTCCGCTTATGAACAATATTTAAAGAACAATATGGGTAATTTTGAGaatttgaatattttaaataatctaATGACTTTGCAAAATGTTAATCTTAGGCATATGAGTGAATTGTATACGCTACTTAACCATATATGTAATACGATtgcatattataaaaaaaataatgaaaaacataaaaacCTTTCTCGAAATTCGATCAAATGTCTTAATCAATATAGAGCCCTTTACAACGTTTTTTCTGGAAATGATACATATCTATCTCAATTgcaaaagttaaaaaaaatatatgacgATTTTAGAGCCTCTGCTATTGAGAAGGATgctgataaaaaatataatatagaaaaacgTCTTCTAGAACTTACAAAAATGAATGCGAGGAATAATGAACAAAACATCAATCTACAAAATACAGCGAATAAAACATCAACTCAAAGAAAGGAACCAAAAAATAGTAGAAGATTCCAAGGAAAGCCTATAAAGATAACAAAAGAAAGTTTATCACCGAAATCGAAAGATCAAGGACTACCTGCAGAACTACCTAAAGCGCTACCTCAAATACAACATCCACCTCAACCTCAAGCACTAAGTCAAGATCAAATAAAACGAAAACAACAGTCAGAACAAGAAAAGCTAGAAGAAAAAAGGCTAGAAGAAGAAAAGTTAAAACAAGAAAAGTTAAAACAAGAAAAGCTAGCACAAGAAAAGCTAGCACAAGAAAGGCTAGCACAAGAAAAGTTAGCACAAGAAAAGCTAAAACAAGAACAGCTAGAACGAGAAAAGTTAGCACAAGAAAAGCTAAAACAAGAAAAGCTAAAACAAGAACAGCTAGCACAAGAAAAGCTAAAACAAGAAAAGCTAAAACAAGAAAAGCTAAAACAAGAACAGCTAGAACGAGAAAGGCTAGCACAAGAAAAGCTAAAACAAGAACAGCTAGAACAAGAAAGGCTAGCACAAGAAAAGCTAAAACAAGAACAGCTAGAACGAGAAAGGCTAGCACAAGAAAAGCTAAAACAAGAACAGCTAGAACAAGAAAGGCTAGCACAAGAAAAGCTAAAACAAGAAAGGCTAGCACAAGAAAAGCTAGAACGAGAAAAGCTAGAACGAGAAAAGCTAGAACGAGAAAAGATAGAACGAGAAAAGATAGAACGAGAAAAGATAGAACGAGAAAAGATAGAACGAGAACAgctagaaaaaaaaaagttagaAGAAAAAAGGTTAGAAGAAAAAAGGTTAGAAGAAAAAAGGCTAGAAGAAAAAAGGCTAGAAGAAAAAAGGatagaagaagaaaaaaggATAAAAGAAGAACAAAGGATAAAGGAAGAACAAAGGatagaagaagaaaaaaggATAAAGGAAGAAAAAAGGATAAAGGAAGAACAAAGGatagaagaagaaaaaaggATAAAGGAAGAAAAAAGGATAAAGGAAGAAAAAAGGATAAAGGAAGAAAAAAGGATAAAGGAAGAAAAACGGATAgaggaagaaaaaaaactagaaaaagaaaaaaagccAGAGCTAGAAAACAAAGAGAGGGGAACAATACATCAAGTACTAtctaaaataaaagaaaaactACAGCCAGAATCAGGAAAAGTGGTAGAAGGGGAAAAAAAGGTAGAAGCAGGAAAAGTGGTAGATGCAGGAAAAGTGGTAGATGCAGGAAAAGTGGTAGAAGCAGGAAAAGTGGTAGATGCAGGAAAAGTGGTAGATGCAGGAAAAGTGGTAGAAGCAGGAAAAGTGGTAGAAGCAGGAAAAGTGGTAGAAGCAGGAAAAGTGGTAGAAGGGGAAAAAAAGGTAGAAGAAGGAAAAAAGGTAGAAccagaaaaaaaagagaatgaGACACTAGATAAAGCACTATCTAAAACACAACAACAACAGCTAGAAGGCGAACAAAAGGTAGAAGGAGAACAAAAGGTAGGAGAACAAAATGTAGGAGAACAAAAGGTAGGAGAACAAAAGGTAGGAGAACAAAATGTAGGAGAACAAAAGGTAGGAGAACAAAAGGTAGGAGAACAAAATGTAGGAGAACAAAAGGTAGGAGAACAAAAGGTAGGAGAACAAAAGTTAGAAGGAAAACAACAGGTAGAAGGCGAACAAAAGGTAGAAGGAAAACAAAAGGTAGAAGGCGAACAAAAGGTAGAAGGAAAACAAAAGGTAGAACCACAAAATAAAGAGAATGGGGCACTACAACAAGtactatataaaataaaacaaaaactACAGCTAGAACCAGAAAAAAATCCAAAGCCAGAAAAAAAAGCAGAATCACAAAATAACGAAAATGAAATACTAAAGCAACCAGCACAAGCAGCACGAGGACAACAGCCAGCACCAGGACAACAACAATACCAACAATATAATCAACAACATGATCAACAACATAATCAACAGCAGCCAGTACCAGGACAACAGCAACCAGCACCTGGACAACAGCAGCCAGTACCAGGACAACAACAACCTCCACCTGGACAACAGCAACCTCCACCTGGACAACAGCAACCTCCACCTGGACAACAACAACCTCCACCTGGACAACAGCAACCTCCACCTGGACAACAACAACCTCCACCTGGACAACAGCAACCTCCACCTGGACAACAGCAACCTCCACCTGGACAACAACAACCTCCACCTGGACAACAACAACCTCCACCTGGACAACAACAACCTCCACCTGGACAACAACAACCTCCACCTGGACAACAACAACCTCCACCTGGACAACAACAACCTCCACCTGGACAACAACAACCTCCACCTGGACAACAACAACCTCCACCTGGACAACAACAACCTCCACCTGGACAACAACAACCTCCACCTGGACAACAACAACCTCCACCTGGACAACAACAACCTCCACCTGGACAACAAGGACAGCAACAATTACTACAACTACTACTACAACAATACCAACAACATAATCAGCAACATGATCAACAACATAATCAACAGCAGCAGCAACAACAAGGACAACAGCAACAACAGCAGCAGCAACAACAAGGACAACAACAGCAGCAGCAGCAACAACAACAACAACAAGAAGTACAACAAATACAGCAACAGCAACAGCAGCAACAACAAGAAGTACAACAAATACAGCAACAGCAACAGCAGCAACAACAAGAAGTACAACAAATACAGCAGCAGCAACAACAGCAACAACAGCAACAACTGCAACAACAGCAACAACTGCAACAACAGCAACAACAGCAACAACAGCAACAACAGCAACAACTGCAACAACAGCAACAACAGCAACAACAAGAAGTACAACAAATACAGCAACAGCAACAGCAGCAACAACAAGAAGTACAACAAATACAGCAGCAGCAACAACAGCAACAACAGCAACAACAGCAACAACAGCAACAACAGCAACAACAGCAACAACAGCAACAACAGCAACAACAGCAACAACAAGAAGTACAACAAATACAGCAACAGCAACAGCAGCAACAACAAGAAGTACAACAAATACAGCAGCAGCAACAACAGCAACAACAGCAACAACAGCAACAACAGCAACAACAGCAACAACAAGAAGTACAACAAATACAGCAACAGCAACAGCAGCAACAACAAGAAGTACAACAAATACAGCAGCAACAACAGCAACAACAGCAACAACAGCAACAACAGCAACAACAGCAACAACAGCAACAACAGCAACAACAGCAACAACAGCAACAACAGCAACAACAGCAACAACAGCAACAACAGCAACAACAGCAACAACAGCAACAACAGCAACAACAGCAACAACAGCAACAACAGCAACAACAGCAACAACAGCAACAACAGCAACAACAGCAACAACAAGAAGTACAACAAATACAACAGCAACAACAAGAAGTACAACAACAACAGCAACAACAGCAAGAAGTACCAGGACAACCGATACCAGCACAACACCAATTACTACAACTACTACTACAACAATACCAACAACATAATCAACAACATGATCAACAACAAGCACAACAAGGACAAGGACAACAACAAGGACATGGACAACAACAAGCACATGGACAACAACAAGCACATGGACAACAACAAGCACATGGACAACAACAAGCACATGGACAACAACAAGCACATGGACAACAACAAGCACATGGACAACAACAAGCACATGGACAACAACAAGCACATGGACAACAACAAGCACATGGACAACAACAAGCACATGGACAACAACAAGCACATGGACAACAGCAGCAGCAGCAGCAACAACAACAACAACAACAACAACAAGGACATGGACAACAACAAGGGCATGGACAACAACAAGGACATGGACAACAACAAGGACAAGGACAACAACAAGGACAACAACAAGGACAAGGACAAGGACAACAAGGACAAGGACAAGGACAACAAGGACAAGGACAAGGACAACAAGAAGCACATCGACAACATCAACAAGGACATGGACAACAACAAGGACAAGGACAACAAGGACAAGGACAAGGACAAGGACAACAACAAGGACAAGGACAACAACAAGGACAACAACAAGGACAACAACAAGGACAACAACAAGGACAAGGACAAGGACAACAACAAGGACAAGGACAAGGACAACAACAAGGACAAGGACAAGGACAACAAGGACAAGGACAAGGACAACAAGGACAAGGACAAGGACAACAAGGACAAGGACAAGGACAACAAGGAGCGCATGTACAACATCAACAAGAAGCACATCGACAACATCAACAAGGACATGGACAACAACAAGGACAAGGACAACAACAAGGACAAGGACAACAACAAGGACAAGGACAAGGACAACAAGGACAAGGACAACAACAAGGACATGGACAACAACAAGGACATGGACAACAACAAGGACATGGACAACATCAACAAGAAGCACATCGACAACATCAACAAGGACATGGACAACAACAAGGACAAGGACAACAAGGACAAGGACAAGGACAACAAGGAGCGCATGTACAACATCAACAAGGAGCACATGTACAACAAGCAGAAGCGCTACAACAAGCAGCAGAACTACCACAAGCAGAAGCGCTACAACAAGCAGCAGAACTACTACAACAAGCAGAACTACCACAACAAGCAGCAGAACTACCACAACAAGCAGAAGCGCTACAACATCAACCACTAGAACAACCATTAGCACAACCACTAGTACAACCACTAGTACAAGAACAAGGACAAGGGTTAGGACAAGAACAAGGACAAGGGTTAGGACAAGGACAAGGGTTAGGACAAGGACAAGGGTTAGGACAAGGACAAGGGTTAGGACAAGGACAAGGGTTAGGACAAGAACAAGGACAAGGACAAGGACAACAACAACCACTAGCGCAACAAATACTACAAGGACAAGAACGAGTACAAGAACGAGTACAAGAACGAGTACAAGAACAAGTACAAGAACAAGTACAAGAACAAGTACAAGAACAAGTACAAGAACAAGTACAAGAACAAGTACAAGAACAAGTACAAGAACAAGTACAAGAACAAGTACAAGAACAAGTACAAGAACAAATACAAGAACAAGTACAAGAACAAATACAAGAACAAATACAGGAAGAtctacaaataataatacatcgAGTAGTACAAAAACCACTACAACCACAACTGCTAGCACAGCATCTACGACTACCACAGGAAGATATACAAATACATCAAGTAGTACAAAACCCATTACAACCACAAGTGCAACAACAGCAACTACGACAAACACAACCGAAAGCTacaatgaaaaataaaagcgATCCATATtgtgtattaaaaaataaagaatataaatCCAATGGTCTAAAATGTGAATTGAAATATGAGAAGGAATCCGAAAATCCAAAGGAAAATGACACTCAAGAGGAGCAAAAAgatcatataataaatgagaagaataatgaacaaaacattaaactaaaaaatatagcgGATAAAACATCAAAACAAAGAGAGGAGCCACCAGCTTCAAAAGATGCATCAAAAATTTCAGGAAATGAACTAGAAAATAATGGAAAATCCAAAGGAAAGTCTATAGAACCaacaaaagaaaatttaTCACTGATATCGAAAGATCAAATACTACTTAAAGAACTACCTCAAGCGCTACCTCAAAAGCATCTACCTCAACATCAAGcattaaaaaaacaacagCCAGAACACGAAAAAAATCCACAGCCCAAAAAAGAGCCAGAACTACAAAATATAGAGAATGATACACGACCAAAACCACACGATAAAGACAATGATACACAACCAAAATCACAAGATAAAGAGAATGGGACACATTCAAAATCAGACGATAAAGAGCATGAAAAACAACAAAAATCACCAGAGGATGTAAAACAACCTGCATCTACACATGAAAAATCATTGACGAAACGTGAAGCTATAAAAACAAACGCAGAAACGAGACCTTTATATGATTCGTATAAACAGTATTTTTCATCtgcttataaaaattttactGATTATGGAAATCGCTTATATGAAAGTGCGTCAACTAGCTTAACAAAAGGTTATTCtagaattaataatttttttagtgATGTACTCACTCAAtcaaataatgaaatttatATACCCCAATCAAATGGAATTGATACACCCCAATCAAATGGAATTGATACACTCCAATCAAATGAAATTGATACAACCCAATCaattgataataatattcaaTCAAATGATTTGGGAAGTGATTCGTCTTCCTCTGATGATAAATCAAAAATGCCCTCGCCTTCATCTACAGAATCTAGTGACAAACAAACTGAAGATAAAAGCCAAGAAACAAATTCTGAAGATGGAAACCATGAAAATAAACATGAAGATGGAAGCCAAGAAAAAGGACCTGATGGTGGAAGCCAAAAAAAAGGACCTGATGGTGGAATCCAAGAAAAGGAACCTGAAGGTGGAAGTCAAGGAAAAGAACCTGAAGATAATGTTCAAATAAGtgaaattgaaaataaagtCCAAACAATTGAAACGAAACAATCAATATCAATTCCAACTCCTAAAGAATCATCAGACGATTCTACCAGTATAATACTTGATCAAGGAACTGAACACCTTTCTTCTGAAATGACTGTACAAAAAGGCACATTTGAAATAGGATTGccaagaaatatatttaaagaaaaCAAGTTAAttgtatattcatttatagtTATTGTAATACTCGTTATTTTAGCAATTATGTATAAG tGGTTAGGATTTGGGCGGAgaaaaaaggagaaaaaaaaaaaaaacatgaaaaaGATCAGAAAATTGtgtgatgaaaataataccGAAATGTTGCAATACATTCATTGA
- a CDS encoding lysophospholipase, putative: MEEIELNNPELRNTKCNLDGDPKTDWLCNKNGLLLKTYGWLVKNAIGIILLIHGFKSHTRLTFMKMNLKMPNNDEGLVVDTNNYYIYKDSWIEKFNQNGYSVYALDLQGHGESEAFENLRGNFSCYDDLVDDVIQYMYHIHDEISNDNQMDDTSNNIVTTKKKRLPMYIIGYSMGGNIALRILQLLKKEKEDNINDRDKNNYKKCNIMLDNSTNVNEIDNDMVENIINDMNNSNDHAIEDMNNTQLITNSNDYGSNNPYGSISATTNASTSDKDERCYNYLDKLNIKGCVSLSGMMRFKTIGNAGSNSYKYFCLPIIKFMSCIAPHVLIPPKLYYKKSKYIAKIYKRHKFLNDKGTNFKCISELIKATITLNCNINYMPKDIPLLFVHSTDDSICSYKGTISFYNKANVEKKELHIVEGMSHSTPKKPGNEDILKKIIDWISNLRRGDEDEKENEKEN; this comes from the coding sequence ATGGAAGAAATTGAATTGAATAATCCTGAATTAAGAAATACAAAATGTAATTTAGATGGCGATCCTAAAACAGATTGGCTCTGTAATAAAAATGGCTTACTTTTAAAAACATATGGGTGGCTAGTTAAAAATGCTATAGGAATTATATTGTTAATACATGGATTCAAATCTCATACTCGATTAACTTTTAtgaaaatgaatttaaaaatgccAAATAACGATGAAGGCTTAGTAGTAGACACTAATAAttactatatttataaagATAGTTGGATTGAAAAATTTAATCAAAATGGTTATTCAGTATATGCACTAGATTTGCAAGGCCATGGGGAATCAGAAGCATTTGAAAATTTAAGAGGTAATTTTAGTTGCTATGATGATCTAGTTGATGatgtaatacaatatatGTATCACATTCACGATGAAATCTCAAATGACAATCAAATGGATGATACATCTAACAATATAGTAacaactaaaaaaaaaagacttCCTATGTATATTATTGGGTATTCGATGGGAGGGAATATTGCTTTAAGAATATTACAATTattaaagaaagaaaaagaagataatattaatgatagagataaaaataactataaaaaatgtaatatcaTGTTAGATAATTCTACTAATGTTAATGAAATTGACAATGATATGgtagaaaatattattaatgatATGAATAATTCTAATGATCATGCTATAGAAGATATGAATAATACGCAGTTAATTACCAATTCTAATGATTATGGTTCCAATAATCCATATGGTAGTATCTCTGCTACGACAAATGCTAGTACTAGCGATAAAGATGAAAGATGCTATAATTATTtggataaattaaatattaaaggTTGCGTATCTTTATCTGGCATGATGAGATTTAAAACAATAGGGAATGCTGGAAGCAATTCATATAAGTATTTTTGTTTAcctataataaaatttatgtcTTGTATCGCGCCTCATGTACTAATTCCGCCAAAACTCTATTATAAAAAGTCCAAATATATtgctaaaatatataaacgtCATAAATTTCTAAATGATAAAGGAACAAACTTTAAATGTATTTCTGAACTTATAAAAGCAACGATCACATTGAATtgtaatattaattatatgccAAAAGATATTCCTTTATTATTTGTGCATTCAACAGATGATAGTATTTGTTCTTATAAAGGGACTATTTCgttttataataaagcaAATGTTGAGAAAAAAGAATTACATATTGTTGAGGGTATGAGTCATTCTACACCGAAAAAGCCAGGAAATGAagacattttaaaaaaaattattgatTGGATTTCTAATTTAAGAAGGGGTGATGaagatgaaaaagaaaacgaaaaagaaaattaa